The Podarcis muralis chromosome 10, rPodMur119.hap1.1, whole genome shotgun sequence genome includes a region encoding these proteins:
- the LOC114604873 gene encoding large ribosomal subunit protein eL37-like, translating to MKGTSSFGERRNKMHTLCLRCGPKAIHLQKSTCGKCGYPAKHKRKYNWSAKAKRRNTTRTGRMRHLKKVYCRFGNGFCEGTAPKPKRAAVAASSSS from the coding sequence ATGAAAGGAACATCCTCCTTTGGAGAGCGTCGCAATAAGATGCACACTTTGTGTCTTCGATGTGGTCCCAAGGCCATTCATCTCCAGAAGTCTACCTGTGGAAAATGTGGATATCCTGCTAAGCACAAGAGAAAGTATAACTGGAGCGCTAAGGCCAAGAGGCGCAATACTACCAGAACTGGCCGTATGAGGCATCTGAAAAAGGTCTACTGCAGATTCGGAAATGGATTCTGTGAAGGAACAGCACCAAAGCCCAAGAGAGCTGCTGTTGCAGCATCCAGCTCATCTTAA